Proteins encoded together in one Plectropomus leopardus isolate mb chromosome 19, YSFRI_Pleo_2.0, whole genome shotgun sequence window:
- the itga3b gene encoding integrin alpha-3b — translation MHLRGMNSPNMSPRLLLCAVLALYHGTQTCSGFNIDERFPVIKEGKTKGSFFGFSVALHLQGSRKYLLLAGAPKEKANSLPNVNETGAVYSCPITTDTNDCSRMDLVSTTDPSEMVEGMWLGVTVASQRDLPDGRVLACGHRYVKVIRGGLEEQRRMTGKCFVRSNDLTYDPDDEWQKNPYEFCNPGFGIELEGMCSMGISGGMTDTDVYIGATGSFLWQGNVHLRWRDPDPLNTWDSTDKDFDQLKRRYNYIGYSVLEEKKLLSRDEHTVVAGSPRDESKGSVTFGRKTDRKPGLEPVLIIPGEQVGSYFGGSLAATDLNNDDWNDLIVGAPFYFDRMKDQGGAVYIFMNENGSFQKTATVVLKGPSGSAFGIAVAAIGDVNQDGFQDFAVGAPFHDTGKVYIWMGSKKGISQEPSQVIEGKSVGGGGFHTFGYSITGGVDMDDNSYPDILVGSLDDRMALLRARPVLHLTTNFTVKPDIVDSNQCVSDKPCITATLCMSFTPSNGNKDFKKNATVNYTVEADVMRIRSPRVRFMDNSDDTYSGLLSLPSSKTKCHTLELFVVTPVRDKLEPVVFNLTMSLHEQKPKSRRSLQNLDSFPIVSQKQKLTDKTEIQFQKECGTDNKCSSNLQLKAQFVDREEKPYPRQGKSQILQFNSNMKIIRLMVEVTNFPMGGKLAEDAHQAVLNVTIPDALSYSGVRSTDHDVQCTLNDTVICDLGNPLKGNEKVSLTLKFETSGINLNTEEIESQLLLSTLSEQSDLKPVPVSLLIENTILPSFSIVNSLVKTEFGGTVMGESAMVNTSDVGSLVEFTFNVNMRGQPLGDMGTLAVEFEWPFEVANGKWLLYLTKIVVKGESETECNPPGGVVNQRNLTLSGSEHKRTKRQIVVDDADDTAKPQAAITLLNPRKETYLLECSKGTARCVTFTCPLLNMTSSAKIYVRSRLWNSTMLEDYPNALRITVKGQATLKLIKEKSTIKMDEQLNMFTVEIEPVERVEAPYELPLWIIISAAVAGILLLGIIILILWKCGFFQRANRREMYEAKAQKAEMKIQPSETERLTEDY, via the exons GCTTCTTGCAGGAGCACCCAAAGAGAAAGCCAATTCTCTACCAAATGTCAATGAAACAGGTGCTGTCTACTCCTGCCCCATTACAACAGACACCAATGACTGCTCCAGAATGGACCTGGTCAGCACAA CAGATCCATCGGAGATGGTGGAGGGCATGTGGCTGGGTGTGACAGTGGCCAGTCAGAGGGACCTGCCGGATGGACGCGTGCTG GCATGTGGGCATCGCTATGTGAAGGTCATCCGTGGTGGCTTGGAGGAGCAGCGACGGATGACAGGAAAGTGCTTTGTCAGGAGCAACGACCTGACCTATGATCCAGATGAtgaatggcaaaaaaacccGTATGAGTTCTGCAACCCCGGCTTTGGCATCGAGCTTGAGGGCATGTGCAGCATGGGAATTTCAGGCGGCATGACAGACACTGACGTCTACATCGGCGCTACAGGCAGCTTCTTGTGGCAAG GAAATGTTCATCTGAGGTGGAGAGATCCAGATCCATTGAATACCTGGGACTCTACAGACAAAGACTTTGATCAGCTGAAAAGAAGATACAATTATATtg GTTACTCAGTTCTTGAGGAGAAGAAGCTGCTGAGCCGTGATGAACACACAGTGGTGGCAGGGTCTCCCAGGGACGAATCTAAGGGCTCTGTGACGTTTGGGAGAAAGACTGACAGAAAGCCAGGCCTCGAGCCCGTGCTCATCATCCCTGGGGAACAAGTGGGGTCCTACTTCGGGGGCAGCCTGGCTGCCACCGACCTCAACAATGACGA CTGGAATGACCTGATTGTCGGAGCCCCATTCTACTTTGACCGTATGAAGGATCAGGGAGGAGCAGTGTATATCTTTATGAATGAGAATGGATCGTTCCAAAAGACCGCCACAGTTGTCCTGAAGGGTCCGTCTGGCTCTGCATTCGGGATAGCAGTGGCTGCCATTGGTGATGTCAACCAAGACGGATTCCAAG ACTTTGCAGTTGGAGCTCCTTTCCACGACACAGGGAAGGTTTACATATGGATGGGAAGTAAAAAGGGAATCTCACAAGAGCCCAGTCAG GTTATTGAGGGTAAGTCAGTGGGAGGTGGAGGATTCCACACCTTTGGCTATTCCATCACTGGAGGGGTGGACATGGATGACAACAGTTACCCGGACATCTTAGTTGGCTCTCTGGACGACCGCATGGCCCTGCTCAG GGCTCGACCAGTTCTTCACTTGACTACAAACTTCACAGTAAAGCCAGATATTGTAGACTCCAATCAGTGTGTTTCAGATAAACCATG cATTACAGCGACTCTGTGTATGTCTTTTACTCCAAGCAATGGAAACAAAGACTTTAAGAAAAATGCCA ctgtgaaTTACACTGTGGAGGCTGACGTGATGAGAATAAGAAGCCCTCGTGTTCGTTTTATGGACAATAGTGATGACACATATAGCGGCCTCCTGAGCCTGCCATCCTCTAAAACCAAGTGTCATACTCTGGAACTGTTTGTAGtg ACGCCTGTGAGGGACAAACTGGAGCCGGTGGTCTTTAACCTCACTATGTCCTTACATGAACAAAAACCTAAATCCAGACGTTCCCTGCAGAACCTGGACTCCTTCCCAATTGTCAGCCAGAAGCAGAAACTGACTGACAAAACTGAG ATTCAGTTTCAGAAGGAGTGTGGCACAGACAACAAATGTAGCAGCAACCTGCAGCTGAAAGCCCAGTTTGTTGACAGAGAGGAAAAGCCTTACCCCAG GCAGGGCAAATCCCAGATACTTCAGTTCAACAGCAATATGAAGATAATAAGGCTGATGGTGGAAGTGACCAATTTTCCCATGGGAGGAAAGCTGGCTGAAGACGCCCACCAGGCTGTGCTCAACGTTACCATTCCTGATGCACTGAGCTACTCCGGTGTCAGGTCTACG GACCACGACGTGCAATGCACCTTAAATGATACAGTGATTTGTGATTTGGGGAATCCACTTAAAGGCAATGAAAAG GTGTCACTAACCCTCAAGTTTGAGACATCAGGAATCAATTTGAACACAGAGGAGATTGAGTCCCAGCTGCTTCTGTCCAC TCTCAGTGAGCAGAGTGACCTGAAGCCTGTGCCCGTGTCCCTGCTGATTGAAAACACCATCCTCCCCTCCTTCTCCAT AGTGAACTCGCTGGTGAAAACAGAATTTGGTGGGACGGTGATGGGAGAGTCAGCCATGGTCAACACCAGTGACGTTGGCAGTCTGGTTGAGTTCACCTTCAAT GTGAACATGAGAGGACAGCCCCTGGGAGACATGGGGACCCTTGCTGTGGAGTTTGAGTGGCCCTTTGAAGTAGCCAACGGCAAGTGGCTGCTGTACCTGACGAAGATTGTGGTTAAAGGGGAATCAGAGACAGAATGTAACCCTCCTGGAGGAGTTGTCAACCAGCGTAACCTAACT TTGTCAGGGAGCGAACATAAGCGTACTAAACGACAGATTGTGGTGgatgatgctgatgatacaGCGAAGCCACAGGCAGCCATCACGCTGCTCAATCCCCGCAAGGAGACCTACCTGTTG GAGTGCTCCAAGGGGACAGCACGATGCGTGACGTTCACCTGTCCGCTGCTCAACATGACAAGCTCAGCCAAGATTTACGTCCGGTCCCGTTTGTGGAACAGTACGATGCTAGAG GACTATCCCAATGCTCTGAGAATTACAGTCAAAGGTCAAGCCACACTGAAGCTCATTAAAGAGAAATCAACCATCAAAATGGATGAACAGCTCAACATG TTCACAGTAGAAATAGAGCCAGTGGAACGGGTAGAGGCACCATATGAGCTCCCGCTGTGGATCATCATCTCTGCAGCTGTAGCAGGAATTCTCCTGCTGGGAATAATCATTCTTATACTATGGAAG TGTGGCTTCTTCCAGCGGGCCAACAGGAGAGAGATGTATGAGGCCAAAGCCCAGAAGGCTGAGATGAAGATTCAGCCCTCTGAGACAGAGAGGCTGACTGAGGACTACTGA